From Salvia splendens isolate huo1 chromosome 16, SspV2, whole genome shotgun sequence, a single genomic window includes:
- the LOC121769909 gene encoding protein NRT1/ PTR FAMILY 6.3-like translates to MASVLPQTNLDATDTLPDAWDYKGRPSLKSSSGGWTSAAMILGVEAVERLTTLGIAVNLVTYLTGTMHLGNAAAANNVTNFLGTSFMLCLLGGFVADTFLGRYLTIGIFATVQATGVTLLTISTTIPSLRPPKCNPSSEACIPATGKQFSILYLALYLTALGTGGLKSSVSGFGSDQFDETDDKERKRMIKFFNWFFFFINVGSLGAVTVLVYIQDNVGREWGYGICAIAIVLGLVVFLSGTRRYRFKKLVGSPLTQIATVFVAAWRKRRLDLPSDPSLLFNVDDIPAAAETQSKKKKQMLPHSKEFRFLDKAAINNPDSTQKGKWYMSTLTDLEEVKMVIRMLPTWATTIMFWTVYAQMTTFSVSQATTLDRHIGSFEIPAASLTVFFVASILITVPIYDRIITPICRKVLKNPHGLTPLQRIAVGLVLSIIAMLAAALTEVKRLRVAQSQGLTHDSEATLPLTVFILIPQFILVGAGEAFTYIGQLDFFLRECPKGMKTMSTGLFLSTLSLGFFLSSTLVTIIHKVTLNKPWLADNLNEGRLYYFYWLLAILSVFNLAIFLFCAKRYVYKEKRMAELGIELEEGDDLVCH, encoded by the exons ATGGCGTCCGTACTCCCTCAAACAAATCTCGACGCCACCGACACGCTCCCTGACGCCTGGGACTACAAGGGGCGCCCCTCCCTCAAATCCTCCTCCGGCGGCTGGACCAGCGCCGCCATGATTCTCG GGGTTGAGGCCGTTGAGAGGCTGACGACGCTCGGGATAGCCGTGAACCTCGTCACGTACCTGACCGGGACCATGCATCTGGGCAATGCCGCGGCCGCCAATAACGTTACAAACTTCCTTGGAACTTCCTTCATGCTCTGCTTGCTCGGTGGATTTGTTGCTGATACTTTCCTCGGAAG GTACTTGACCATAGGCATCTTTGCCACGGTTCAAGCTACG GGAGTGACGCTTCTGACGATCTCTACCACAATCCCGAGCCTCCGGCCGCCGAAATGCAACCCGAGCAGCGAGGCCTGCATTCCGGCGACCGGGAAGCAGTTCTCCATCCTCTACCTAGCCCTGTACCTGACGGCCCTCGGCACGGGAGGCCTGAAATCCAGCGTGTCCGGGTTCGGGTCGGACCAGTTCGACGAGACGGACGACAAGGAGAGGAAGCGGATGATCAAATTCTTCAACtggttcttcttcttcatcaacgTGGGATCGCTCGGAGCGGTGACGGTTCTCGTTTACATCCAAGACAACGTCGGGAGAGAATGGGGGTATGGGATCTGCGCCATCGCCATTGTTTTGGGGCTGGTGGTGTTCCTCTCCGGCACCCGCCGCTACCGCTTCAAGAAGCTCGTCGGCAGCCCGCTCACGCAGATCGCCACTGTCTTCGTTGCCGCCTGGAGGAAGAGGCGCCTCGACCTCCCCTCCGACCCCTCGCTTCTCTTCAACGTCGACGACATCCCCGCCGCAGCCGAAACGcagagcaagaagaagaagcagatgtTGCCACACAGCAAAGAATTCCG ttTCTTGGACAAAGCAGCAATAAACAATCCTGATTCGACACAAAAAGGGAAATGGTACATGTCGACCCTAACCGATTTGGAAGAAGTTAAGATGGTGATAAGAATGCTACCAACATGGGCCACCACAATAATGTTTTGGACCGTGTATGCTCAAATGACAACATTCTCCGTGTCCCAAGCCACAACCCTAGACCGCCACATTGGCTCGTTCGAGATCCCAGCTGCCTCCCTCACCGTGTTCTTCGTCGCCAGCATCCTCATCACCGTCCCCATCTACGACCGCATCATCACCCCCATCTGCCGAAAGGTGTTAAAGAACCCGCACGGCCTCACCCCCCTCCAGCGTATCGCGGTCGGTCTAGTCCTCTCCATCATTGCCATGCTGGCGGCTGCGTTGACCGAAGTCAAGAGGCTTCGGGTAGCGCAGTCGCAAGGCCTGACACATGACAGTGAGGCCACTTTGCCGCTTACAGTCTTCATCCTGATACCCCAGTTTATCCTGGTGGGGGCCGGGGAGGCATTCACGTACATCGGTCAACTCGATTTCTTTTTAAGGGAGTGCCCTAAAGGGATGAAAACAATGAGCACAGGGTTGTTTCTAAGCACATTATCTCTAGGGTTTTTCTTGAGCTCAACATTGGTGACCATTATCCATAAGGTGACTCTGAACAAGCCGTGGCTCGCGGATAACCTTAACGAAGGCCGGCTTTACTATTTCTATTGGCTATTGGCGATTCTGAGTGTGTTCAATTtggcaatatttttgttttgtgcAAAGAGGTATGTGTACAAGGAGAAGAGGATGGCTGAGCTAGGGATTGAGTTGGAAGAAGGTGATGACTTAGTTTGCCATTGA
- the LOC121770210 gene encoding disease resistance RPP13-like protein 4 — MESKNYQEKGRQILLTTRLQEVSGKISEISSLLHEIQPLGLEHSWQLLCYLTFGDMLKNDNDDVTLPCPPHFKAIGRSIAEKCKGLPLSLVVVGGLLIQETEKILLMLLQWGRVPTWRSWL; from the exons ATGGAGAGCAAGAACTACCAA GAGAAGGGCAGACAGATTCTTCTCACCACTAGGCTTCAGGAGGTCTCTGGTAAAATTTCTGAAATATCTAGTTTACTTCATGAGATACAGCCGCTCGGGCTGGAGCACAGCTGGCAGTTGCTCTGTTATCTTACCTTCGGTGATATgctgaaaaatgataatgaTGATGTTACATTGCCATGCCCTCCTCACTTTAAGGCAATTGGAAGATCGATCGCCGAGAAATGTAAAGGTCTTCCTCTGTCACTGGTTGTGGTTGGTGGTCTTCTCATTCAGGAGACAGAAAAGATACTGCTGATGCTGCTGCAATGGGGGAGGGTTCCTACTTGGAGATCTTGGCTATAG